The window TGTGAGGTGTATTTGTATATCTATCATGATTGTGCATGGTTTGGAGTCAAACATTTGTTTCTCTATTAATTTTAGAATGAATATGTTAATTAGGCCTTTAATTTACTCCATTTCAGTAATGTGTAtgcttgtttttctttaaaggATATTGAGGCAAGTATAGATCACGCATGGCTGAAGTAAGCCTTGGTGTGCTTATGGATATTGTGGATGAGGAATGGATGAGAGACACTCTGCCTGTTGATGgtaaattttgttcattttccaAAGACAACAGTAAGCGGGTGCAAACCTCAACTCAATCAGCAATGGACGTATAACCACATCAGTCGGAATGTCTATAGAAGAAGATAAAGTAGCTAAGGCATCGGCAAACTGGTTTTGCGCTCGAGGTAGACGAGTgtatctcaagtcatcaaatctcccaaccagtaaCTCTAAATAAGCATGATATGGCCTAAGCTTTACATCCATAGTCTTCCAATCTCCCTGAATTTGTCTCagtaccagattggagtcaccaaatacctccatctgtctaatgtcaagctccagtgcagtctctaaaccaaggatacaagcctcatactcaactatgttgttcgtggcaggatgttGGTCTGAAAACGCCAAGCAAACTGACCTCAGAATATGATCACCATGGggggatatcaacaaaacaTCTATCCCAAACCTTAAGTGGTTGGCTGCATCATCAAAGTACATACACCAACCTGATAAGTTAGTCATAGCAATGAACTCCTTATCTGGAAAATCATCGTCAACTGGTCTACCCTCAGATATCAGTAATGAGGCCAAGTGATCGACTACAATACTTCCCTTAatagatttttaagaaatatactgaatatcaaactctgtcaGAAGTATGAGACATCTCATCAATCTACTAGTCAATGCGGGTCTGTCAAACAGATACCTCAACAGATCTAGCCGAGAAATCAAACACACTGAATACTCAGTCATGTATTGCCTCAATCTCCTGGTAACCCAAACTAACGCTAAGCTgaggcgctcaatcataacatatctcatctcatactccaacatcctcttactcaaatagtaAATAGCTCGCTCCTTCCCGGAGTCATCGAGCTGAGCTAGCATGCATCCCAAGTCCATGTCTAAAACTGACAAATACATAAGAAGTGAACGTCTTGGCATAGGAGGCACTAAAACCGGAGGAGAAAGCAAGTACTCCttgatcttctcaaatgcaaTCTGACagtcatcattccaaactgttggATGATTCTTcctcaaaaaaagaaagatgggctcacatatgtttgtcaatctggctatgaaacgATTGATATACTGTAACCTGCCCAGAAAACCCCTTATCTCTTTCTTAGTCTTCAACACAtacatgtcaagtatggctttgatctTATCTGGGTCAACCTCTATACCCCGCTCACTAACCATATGCCCCAACAATTTcctagaagtcactccaaaggtgcacttcttgggattcagccTCAATCTGAATTTTcgaatcctctcaaagaatctctctagagccGCTAGGTGATCTGCTCTATTTCTGGATTTCatgatcatatcatccacataaacttccacatccctatgcatcatgtcatgaaacaaagtgGTAGCGGATCTCTGATAAATagctcctgcattcttcaacccaaatggcataactcTATAACAATAGGTACCCCACTCGATAATGAAGGTTGTCTTCTTCATatcctctagagccatcaaaatctgattataccctaAAAATCCATCCatgaaggacaacatcgaatagCCTGCAATGTTATCAACTAACAGATCAATgtgtgggagaggaaaatcatccttagggctAACTTTATTAAGTTCTCTGAAATTGACACAAGCTCTAACCTTGCCATCCTTTTTAGGAACtgggacgacattagccaaccaTTCTAGATACTCAACCATTGATATAAACCCAACACTGAGCTATTTTTGAATCTCTTCTTTCACCTGTAGACTCCAACGTGGGTGTAATCGTCTCAATTTTTGCTTAACTGGTCTGACATGTGGCAAGATAGGCAGATGGTGCTGGACTATAGAGGGATCTAGACCCGACATGTCCTCATAAAACTAGGCaaaaacatccaagtatgacctaagtaaatgaataagtctatccTTCTCGTCTATAGACAggggtgaaccaatcttcagctctctaggctgagcctctgtgccaaaatcaatagtctCAACATCCCCTATAGTAGGTGAAAACTCTCTCATCTATGGGATCTGAGTCGTGATCAGAAGAGTCTGTATCTGAATCAGGCTACGtgatctcatcatctatattaAGTATCTGTGGAGTGAGTGAGTAGGGTGCAGATATATAAATACTATCACAAGAGACATGAAAATACTcgaaaatactcaaatccatggATAAGGAATGATAAACATTGTCAGAGCAGGAAATGAATCCtaataaaatgtcaaatgaaagaggtggctCCAtaaagtcggacgctccctcaacaaAGACAAAAGTGTCCTCAAACTCATCATCACCAACTGTAACATCCTCCATAAGCTCTGAAGCAAGAACTGTCTGGGTCTCCTTGGCAACCTCGATAGCAGACACCCCGAATAGATCAAACGGTGAAGCAGACTCAGGCTGAACCATCTCGGTAATCTGACTCATACTTTAAATAATGTGTAGGAGCATACCTGTAGGTTATTTTCTTGTTGGGAGTAAGTCAATGAGTAGTATTATTGACATATTGGGTGCTTGTGACTTGAAAttatattatcatcattattaagtCTCAAAGTACAAGGATTTTAAGTTTTAGATTATGCTTATGCCATAAGCAActtttaatttgtaataaagCCATACAAGTTAGGTTCCAAGCTTCCAACACCAAATTGTAGCCCAGCTAAGTTGGCTTTGGATGAGCATAGTTTCACTCACAAAGTCCCAAGATTCTCCACAACACTCCAAAATCCAAGCAATTATATTTATCCCACTCCACTACTACTTGGGTTTGTTTGCTAGTCCACTTTTGGTAAGTGATCTAGGTTGAATCTTCCATAAGCCAAATACATAAAGTAGTTTGATCTCTAGTTTCACTATACTACCAAAATAGAGTAATTCAAGTAAGAAGACTTCTAAAGAGAATAGTCTAGAGGGCTACTACAAATGAGAATAGTCTTTTGAACATATGTAATCTATTGTGCATTACTTAAGTAAGAAGACTTCTAAAGTTGGATaagttgtttaaattttttaagaggGAATTTGAAAACATCATAGAATTGATTTTAGAGACATTTACCAAGTTCTATCATGATAataaagtattaaggaaaaactGTACCACCAAAACCAAGTTGTATTTGTTAATAATACTTACTACATTTCTATTAAGAAAGAAACTATCTAGTGGTAGAAGACAAGTTGATAGTTTTAGTTTGTGAAGTTTTCACTACCCAGGCTAACATCAAAAGCTATAACAAGACAAATCCTAATAAGGTAAGATAAAAGGCTACATAGAAGGGACATCTTGCTCCTTGTTGAAAATCTCATTCAATTGCAAATCTACTACATCAAGAATGCTCCCTCTTCTATAATTTTCTCATACCCAATCCACAACACTATTATTATAGTtgttctacattttttttttatttggctttctaagttaatttttatttggttatagCAATAACTTCATTGGTGTGTTAAATTCTCTTATAGGTAATTCCTCAAACATGTTGTCCTCATTGTTGCTATTAAGTCTTGtagtatgaaatgaaaaattaaaattcttgtatttaaaatcaaatggaagcacaagaataaaaaaaaaaaatgcaaacacaagagaaACACTCAAATCCAATTACAAAGAGTAGCATCAAATTTTCCCTATCTACAAAATTCAAGTGTTTAgatttccaaaaatgaaaataataataataataaggttcaTTGAGAGAAGACATACATCTGCAAAACATCAAGGTGTAAGGTTAAGAGAGAAGAATTCAATCCATACCTGATATGGAGACATGGAGTCGAACACATTGACTAGATTTGAAGAATGCAATTCATCTATGGGAACTTGTGTACCATAAGAGGGTTGGTTTTTGGAGGCACTGGAAGGTGGTCGGAGTAATGGTGGTGGCCATTGAAAGGGTTGATGGTGGTGGGAAGCCATAGCCGCTGGTGAAGAGGAAGTTAGGTGAATTGGAGACTTGATGAAGAAGATAATGTGAGCTTGATAAAATTTCCTCCATCTTTTCAttctctcttattttcctcactaatttttaaggaaaatagtagggaaaatattacaacattttctttagtattttcctttatattttttttctatcttatttTTCATGTCACACAAACTAAGGCAGAtaactttccacaattttttttttcctttcccttacattttttgaaaactaaacacaacttttttaaataaaaattaagaattacaGTAAGATTGTATATTCTTCCTCTTTCTTCCTGCATTTCTACATCCACTACTCTATTTTACATCATATTTTTACTCCCTTCTTCAATCAGCATTCCTCCCTTTATATAGAGTTATCTTCGCACCAATTCATAAGATTAGGAAGATGAATGAACCTTGGGACAAGATTGGACAACTGGTGGCAGCTAGTCAAGGCTAGAAGTCAACTTTTGCTTGACTTTTTGGGCATGGGCAGCAACATGTGGACCCCTATTTAGCATGAAAATGGCTAGAACATGTTAAGCTCTCTTATTAGATGATGTGTCAACTATAGGGCAATCATAGGGTCGGGAATATATGGCAATTAtgcacaaaaaaagaaaaaaaagaaaaaaaaattggtatccAATTATATAGAAATACATCTTCCaacatttaatataaatatataaaaattaagagaaaaatattttttaaaaaaaacatattaaacctaaaatagggacttaataataaaatcaagtaaaaaggtaaaattaaaaccaaatattaaatatgaatatagtttaaatattaaaaatattattatttaggttTAATAATTGGGTTTGCTAGaggaatttatatatatatatatatagattagtttcttcttctcttctttttttttaatcctatctatgttgatgatattaatgcattgaatttgatgttacctaaaagaaaattatatttcatgtccTCTATTATAAGTGGACAACCATTCCTTATATTAGATTTTAGATAAAGAACGAATATTGAAGATTGGAGTTGTAAGAAATTAGGAGATATGTAACAAAGTTCTATAATCACTTCAATTCACgtttaaaaatagtatttctTTCTAATATGGGAgcaaactttttctttcttttttataaatttcatttgagaatgatttaaaaataaataaataaaagccctactaaatattaaaaaaagacactcttataaaaatcaattaggTAGATGGTAAGGTCAAATTCAGGAtagcttcatattttttttgctttaagtgaaaattaaaatcaaaattaaagtaataatttttaagatgttgtaaaagttttattaaacacaAAAGAACTTCTTGTgtaaacaaaaatagaattatagaattcttataagaaataacatttttatgacTTCTGTGTGAAACCTTTTTTAACTCTTAAAAgtcaatccaaataaaatttaaatatatttgaaaatcatttttaaaaatccaaaaatcacttaaaaataatttctgaacttttttttttaatttagatttaaatactaaatgattcttttaaaaatcatttataatgtcaaaatatttttttatggataaaaatattacaaataaaaaatattttaatcacaaataatttatttttaattcatgaaatttcatttattgttatttattttttgggatttaattctttacaattatttttgagTGTTTATAAGCTCCACATTTTTTCGCTTCTGACATTGTCATGCACTGCTAAGGATCGAAGAAAATGAGACAATGGtcaatgaataatttattaatttatttcttaatttagtAGCATTGAAATGTCAGCTGGAACAAAATGaaagtttaattatttaatcttttttagcACACCACTCATGACAACTTTCCTGCCAACTTAACATATTGACTTGGACTTGGAGGGTTCGGTCAATTGCAGCAGCTTAGTTAATTGTAAGTGTCTTTTCTCTAAACCataaattcaaatgatcaactccTACGTTTTAATTTACAAAAGCCATTGATTTGTTTTTACTAGTTATTTGAATTTAAGAAAGGAGGAAAGGGTttactttaatataaaataaaaaaataaaaaataaaaaatgagagttGAAAAGTAATGAAATCACTAAAAAAACAGATTTGGAGTTCTTTCGGTGAGGGGTTAGACTCAATTTGTACTCATGCAATGGAAatggacatttttttttccttttcctttatcttgGTGTAGAtcttgtaatattttataaaaatataaactatatgccaattattttaactttaggAAAAAACACttattctaatttaaaataagtaaataaaaaaagaactgATTTTATCTCAATTGTATAAGACTTCataaatattatcttatttgcaaaatattttcagatgtaaaagtaaaaaattaaacaaaccaTTTGATCATCTTTTTCATAAGTATCCATTTAGATCATactctaattttaaaatattagaataaatcAATTACTCTAAactatatcatttataatttttttattattgatatgGTACCTAACCTTCCACGGAATtggaataaaatatggataattaaaaaatgtcaaCTATccaatttcaaacttttctaaTACAACATGATATTTTATCATGTTGAATGAAATGGGTTGTCAACACAATAGATAAAGATATATCTATTGTGGACATGGCATTCGGAGGCTTCTTAACATTGTATTGGTCTATttaatgagttgttcatattgaaattaattaaggttGAAACAGGAACACAACATCTTTATAGACTTTAACAATCCAAGAAATTGACATTAACAATCCCAAACACAATACTCTGCTACTTaacattattctttttatcttaATTGAAGAGGAATACTAACTTagtcaaacaaaaaataaattacgaAAGCTAAATACTACAAATATTCAGTGAAATCTTTGGCATGTTATTTCTTTGCAGCTTCAACAAGGTGGCATGTCGGATGGAGGAGGTAGTATTTGAGCTTCTGGGTGTTTACCATTTTTCACTATGAACGCAGTTTCCATGCCCCAAGTCAGATGGCGTTCTACATGGCAGTGCATGAACCATACTCCTGCAATAGAGAAAATATATCAACATTACACCTAACTTAAttgtaatattaagaaaaattatttcattggtATGCAGGTTGGCAGTTTCAagggtttttttctttaatagagGACATGAATGCTTGCAACATACCAGGATTGGATGCCTCGAATCTGATTGCAACCCAACCTTTCGAAGGAACAGAAATGGTATTCTGAAGAGGAGGATCCACCAGATTATAGCGTAAAGGGTCCCTATTTCCATCGAAATTCCCAAATCCCCATCCAACAACATAGAAACtatatccatggagatgcatggGGTGGTGTGTCTCTGCAAGCACAGCTGTCCCTTGAAAAATAATCTCCACTGTGGAGTTATACTCGAGCACCCTTACTTCTGTTCCGCTACTCGGTAACTGATAGGTTAATGGAAGATAATCATATGTAAAATCGAACACCAGTGGTGGAAAGCTAGGAAAGTTATTTCCATATACACCACTGATGTTAAAATAGTAAGCTTCCAATATGTCAATTGTAGGCAAATCGAAGGTTATGTTGTTTATACTTGAGGAGAACCGCGTCCCATTGGGCCCTGCACATGAATCATTGACGCATGGGTACGAGTTCATAGAAAGAGTGTAAAACAGGTTAGTGCTCGTGCTCAATGGGACATTGCAAGGATGTTCCGCATCTGCTAAGCTTCGGAGGCCGGCCATGACCTGAACCGAtgcatttgtgtcattgtatgcAGGAAGATAAGGCAAGGAGGGAGGTGAAGATGGAGTGTAGTATCCCTTGTACTGTACAATAGCTGTGGTGGTTGTGTTATCATAAAAGTTTTGATATTTAGGGGCAACAGAATAAGTTATAGCCGCCATGTAATATTGATCTGGGCGTTGGTTAGCTTCTAGTAAGACATCGTAGGTTTGGCCAGGAAATATTGTGATATAATCTCGTGTCAATGGTTTTGTGTAGCTACCATCTGTTCCAACCACTGTCATTTTATGCTTGTCAATGGCGAAGAAAAGAGCCTCGTGCAAGGCAGCATTGATTATGCGAAGTAGATATGTCTTTCCATGATCCACCGTTAGCTTGAATGTGCCTGCAATTAGAAAGGGAAAGTTGTATACTTATGACtagccaaaagaaaaagaaaaagtttccaTGAGGATCCACCAATTATGAAGTGATGGATTGATTAAGGGTGTAAATTTGGCTCCAtagttcaaaattatatttggactAGATGTGTTAAATCATGGCTCTATCATCCTCATAGCTATATTCCTCTTTCTTAGCATTAAGCTTTAAATATGTTGATGTTaataagaaaaagtaatatggttaacatataagaaaatgaaatcatgtacaattttaaaatggaaagtTAATCTTTGTACTTGATTTTGAGCATGGATATAGATCACCGGGTTGTCCATTTATCAATAAAGCATCAGAGGGGTCGGGGTCGCCTCCGGTTGCAAGCCCTTCAT is drawn from Vitis riparia cultivar Riparia Gloire de Montpellier isolate 1030 chromosome 18, EGFV_Vit.rip_1.0, whole genome shotgun sequence and contains these coding sequences:
- the LOC117905983 gene encoding laccase-14-like; this encodes MWLIMKVFLLQILGFLVFGGGIHCQASTRRLTFVVREASYTRLCSAKNILTVNGKFPGPTIYARKGETIIVDVYNKGNENITIHWHGVTMPRYPWTDGPEYITQCPIQPGSKFTQKIILSTEEGTLWWHAHSDWTRATVHGAIIIYPKNGTKYPFHKPYAEVPIILGEWWKSDVNTVRDEGLATGGDPDPSDALLINGQPGDLYPCSKSSTFKLTVDHGKTYLLRIINAALHEALFFAIDKHKMTVVGTDGSYTKPLTRDYITIFPGQTYDVLLEANQRPDQYYMAAITYSVAPKYQNFYDNTTTTAIVQYKGYYTPSSPPSLPYLPAYNDTNASVQVMAGLRSLADAEHPCNVPLSTSTNLFYTLSMNSYPCVNDSCAGPNGTRFSSSINNITFDLPTIDILEAYYFNISGVYGNNFPSFPPLVFDFTYDYLPLTYQLPSSGTEVRVLEYNSTVEIIFQGTAVLAETHHPMHLHGYSFYVVGWGFGNFDGNRDPLRYNLVDPPLQNTISVPSKGWVAIRFEASNPGVWFMHCHVERHLTWGMETAFIVKNGKHPEAQILPPPSDMPPC